CCAGCCAAGGAACGCCCTTCGTCTGAATCGTAGCCGTAGCCCATGTTCATCAGCAAGCCGCCGATGTTTGCATAGCCAAGGCCCAATGTGCGGAAGTCGTAAGAACGCTGCGCGATTTCCTTGGACGGGAACTGCGCCATCATTACTGAGATTTCCAGCGTCACCGTCCAAAGGCGGGACGCGTGCATGTAGTCTTCAACTTGGAACTCATCGTTCTCGTAGAACGTCAGCAGGTTCATCGAGGCAAGGTTACAGGCCGTGTCGTCAAGGAACATGTACTCGGAACATGGGTTGGATCCGCGGATCGCACCATCTTCTGGGCAGGTGTGCCATGCATTGACAGTGTCGTGGTACTGGATGCCTGGATCAGCGCAAGCCCATGCAGCGTGGCCAACTTGCTCCCAAAGATCACGTGCCTTGATGACCTTGTGAACTTCGCCGTTTTTGCGGTTGATCAGCTTCCAGTTCGCGTCTTCTTCAACAGCTTTCAAGAAAGCGTCTGTTACGCGGATGGAGTTGTTAGAGTTCTGACCGGAAACAGAGTTGTAGGCTTCAGAATCCCAGTCCGTGTCGTACGTTGGGAATTCGATGGATGTGTGGCCCTGCTTTGCATAGTCCAAGACGCGCTTAACGTATGTCTCTGGAATTGCGACCTTTTTGGCTTCGCGCACGGCGTCTTTCAACTGTGGGTTTACCTTAGGGTCGTAAGCGTCGGCCTCTGCGCCGTCCCAACCTTTGATCGCATCAAAGATCAGGTTTAGTTTGTCTTCGTGCATCTTGGAACCGGCAACAATGGAAGCAACTTTCTGCTCTTCCAAGACCTTCCAGTTGATGAACTCTTCGATATCAGGGTGGTCCGCGTCAACGATAACCATCTTCGCCGCACGACGTGTTGTGCCACCAGACTTGATCGCGCCAGCCGCACGGTCACCGATTTTCAGGAAACCCATAAGACCAGAAGACTTACCGCCACCTGAGAGGTTTTCGCCAGCTGCGCGCAGCGAGGAGAAGTTCGTCCCAGTGCCGGAACCGTACTTGAACAAACGCGCTTCACGTACCCACAGGTCCATGATGCCGCCCTCATTGACCAAATCGTCAGCAACGGACTGAATGAAGCACGCGTGGGGCTGTGGGTGCTCGTACGAGGACTTAGACGCTGTCAGCTTGCCAGTTTGGTAGTCAACATAGTGGTGACCCTGTGCAGGACCATCGATGCCGTAAGCCCAGTGTAGGCCTGTGTTGAACCACTGTGGAGAGTTTGGCGCCGCGCGCTGCGTCGCCAACATGTAGCGCATTTCGTCAAAATAGGTTTTGGCGTCTTCTTCAGTGGAGAAATAGCCACCCTTCCAACCCCAATACGCCCACGCACCTGCGAGACGATCGAAAACTTGCTTGGCGGAAATCTCGCCGGACATCTCAGCGCCCTCAGCAGGAACAGACCGCCATAGGAATTCAGGAACGCCCTTCTCTTCTACTTTGACGGTTTCAGATGGCACGCCCGCTTTGCGGAAGTATTTCTGTGCGATGACGTCTGACGCAACTTGTGACCACGCTTCGGGAATCTGACAGTCATCTAGTTTGAAGACGATCGTTCCGTCTGGGTTCCGGATTTCGGACGTGGCGGACTTAAATGCCACTTCTGCGTATGCGTCCTGTCCAGATTTCGTGAAGTTGCGTTCAATTTTCATCGCGCTCTTGCCTCTATACTGTGGACCCTGACGTTGCAGCGGTCCTTATCCCACATTCCGACCTGTGTTAGGTCGAACCCTATCGACTGCTGAAACGACAACACGTGGCAAACAATGCGCTGCGACCCCTAAAAATAAGGGGGTGCAGTCAAGTCTTCGATACTGTTCAGCATCTAGTAGCTCGAAACCTGTCCCACGCCGTCTGCAACACTATATGTTGTGTCGTCTCATCCAGCTCGCACAACATCACTCAACTACACCTAGTGGGTCAACGAATTTTTTACCATAAATGTGGATTAAACAGCCTTGACCGAACCTTGGCCGTGTACGGCAGAAAGTGGCCCCCGATTCTCCCTCAGGGTTACACACAGAGCTATGCAAACGGTCTTCACCTTCGGCCCATCAGAAAAATACTAGGAAACCCAGAACCCTACCTCGCAAAGTTCACTTTTTACATGAGTTATCCACAGAGCATTTAGATCACGCAGCATCTTGGAAACGTGACTTGCGTCCAAGATCGGCTGTGTCAGTCTTGCCACTGAAATCTGAGTGGAGAAAATTATGCGTTGGACTGTGTTGGGAATCGCTTTGGTCATTGCAGGGTGCACGGAAATGCCCGTTTCGACGCCTCCCTCAGCCCCAGGATTTGCCCCCGAGGGCGCGAAACAGGCATATTTTGAGGACTACCCAGATAGTTTGTTCTTTGCTGCCGCTGCGGTTTGTAACGGACCAGGGCAATCTGTGGTGCAACCCAGCGCAAACGAGGTCCGTTGCGAATCCCTACCCGACCCAGAATCAGCCGCAGCGATCATTTTGCAATTCAACGGGACCGTCGAAGCGCTTCCGAAGTTTGTAATTTCGTTTTCGGGTCAAAGCACATCGGAAGGATATCTTGTGACAGCGGACAACTACATTCGCGTCCCGCAACGTTCAGGAGGTGCACAACAGGTGCGTTTCCCCAATCTGTCGGTACAAGAAGAGATGTCTGCTCTGCTGAGTGCCGCCGGTGGGCGGCCTCTTTAGAAACAAACATCTTTTAAACTGGGTTTTAGTAGAAATGGTCGGGGCGAGAAGATTCGAACTTCCGACCCCCTGTACCCAAAACAGGTGCGCTACCAGGCTGCGCCACGCCCCGAACCGAGGCCTCATCTAATGCCTGTTCGCGCGGTTGGAAAGCCCAAAAAGACGAAAATGTTCAATTGATTTCACAGGGCCAAATAGCATCGGTGCCAAAGCTTGGATGTTGCAGCTGATCGCCGACCTCAAGACCAAGCATTGCAGCCAATCCGCCGTTGATTTCCAACACGAACTGAATGTCTTCACCGCCAAAAATAGGTGTTTCATCGAGGGGCTGCGCCATTGCGTGAATATTTTGCACAACGCCATTCTCATTCACAAAAACCATATCCAACGGAATCAGCGTGTTGCGCATCCAAAAACTTGCACGCTGAGGGCGTTCATAAACGAACAACATCCCCTGCATCGTTGCCATCTCTTCGACGAACATCAGAC
This Octadecabacter temperatus DNA region includes the following protein-coding sequences:
- a CDS encoding DUF192 domain-containing protein, which translates into the protein MIAAVSFVGAVNAACSPDTVTIRDDAGTVQFTVDVADSVEERSQGLMFVEEMATMQGMLFVYERPQRASFWMRNTLIPLDMVFVNENGVVQNIHAMAQPLDETPIFGGEDIQFVLEINGGLAAMLGLEVGDQLQHPSFGTDAIWPCEIN